The genomic segment GTAGCAATGATCATTTATAAATTCTTAGACActggattaaatatttaatttgaaaattaaagctTTCTTGTCCCCTCTGAATGCTCGATGTGGTCTTTTGACATGTGCCACAAGACTAAATTTGAAATCACTGAACTCTGCTGTCATAAATGTGCAAAAACTTGATCATTTAAATTCCAAGACCCAATCTACACCTTGCCAAGTTaagatatttaataaaaagaatgtgtgtagaTTTTAGAAACTTGACTGAAATAATTTTGACTTACACTTTTATATACTATTTGCATCTCAATTAATCACTCCTTCCAAATGTCCATTTGtggctaaaataattttaaaataataaattgtttttattaatatttctctcaaGGCTTTAAGATCACTAACCATCAAATAATCCATATGAGGGAATAGAGACAGAAGATGCCTTCTTGTGTTTGTATaatatttaagcatttttaaCACCCTTCTTTCTGGAAAATGAGCAGATATTCCATGAGTAGGGATAAAACAGAACCCCATTAGAACACAGTATGTATGCCAATAAAACCTTTGGATGCATGAGCATTTAAGTATATtggcttttttttctccctgtggaTGTTCTAGGAACTCTTTTGTCTAAAGGAATACTTTACTTAAGTTTTCTCTGCACAAAAGCTAAAGTATTTAcacaaactaaaaattaaatactaGAAATTGTTTTCTGCAACTAACAAATGTACCAAGGAGGCCTCTGGGAAAAGCTGACCACACAGATCCTACAAATGCCCCAGCATATTTAAATTGTACCCATGGTACAGAGGCTAATATTAAATTGCCTTCTAAAAAAAACAAGTTAACTAACCAGCACAAAGGATATAATGTATTTTAAGACAttctaaaacattatttaaaatgataCTTTCTAATTCTTTGAATAATTTGTAGAGCCTCAAAAAGAAACCCAAATTTATCAGCATTGTCTATCTTAATATTTGCTgtgtaaaaggaaaaatacattatTAACACGATCTTTGAACATTTATTTTGCAATTTTCAGCTGAAtataattgttattttaaaacactcTTTCAGGGCAAATTTAATCTATTGGCTTTAAGgctgaagaatttttttaagtctaGTGAAAGCTCCAATGCCATTTTCAGTGatcaaagtaaaaattttaaatagtccCCCCCCCCAATTTCAGAACGTGTTCATATATAGTTTTTCTAATAATATAGAATATACTGATCTTATTGCCACAAGGAAGAGAGCCTACATCTACATAATCATGCCTTTTAATGATTATACTTAAATGTATTTCAATGGCTTCCTTGTTAAAGATACACATGTATGACCTACAAACAAATACGTAATCCTGTGCCTCCTTCAAAGGGAGTTGAAATAAATGTAGCTATAGgagaaaaattcagtttttctaGTATCAGAAAACATTACGGTGCAAGTTTTGGTGTGAACTGGAAATGGACCCATCACTTAGGCCTAACACAGAAATACATATAGGCAGAAGAGGACAAATGCCTTGTAAAAGAAAGGACTTACATATATACAGGAGAGTAACATGACAGTTATTACAGAAACAATTCTTGTGAATTTCCTAACTTATGGTCAGAAACTCACATTTAATTGTACttactttcctcttttaaaatagcatttaaaaaaaatctatgctcAGCATTACTGCCTTCTTTTTTGACACCAAATTACGATTACAGTTATCAACTCAAATTCTTTTAGAGTATTAACAATCAATGTTATGCAaggttataaaatatatatgtaacaaaCATAATGAGATTGGGTGTTGTTAATGCTGTTTAACTTTTACACAACTCTGCCCTGTAAAATATTCCTTATGCAAATCAGATATCTTGACATTTTTCAACTGACATTTTACTACTGATGAGAAACAGGgagtttagaaagaaaagagagatgggAAGGAAAAATGAACATGATTAATAGGTGTTTGTATCATAAAGACTCAAGGGAGACTTTTAAATTCTTCACTGTTCCTATAGGCTGACCAAAGTGGAAAGCTTGTTCACATGCctttcaatgctttcaaaggagaactGATAGTTACTCAATCTTTACTGATGCTAAATTATTCTATTTGCGTTCTGTTGTTGTGAAATCAGGTGCTTTTTATCCATTGATGCAAGGTTAATGTTGACTGTATTCATTAGGAACTTGTTTTTCAAATAAGCACCTAAATTATGCCTTTAAAAGTGTTTCATGCTAAGTCTGTTTCAAATTATGCCTCCTGAAGACTAAAACATCTTCCTCCTTCCTTATCCCTCCTCTCCACCCgaaagaattttaaattcttttgataAAAAAAACTCATAACCTACTTTgttgtgcttttttctttttttaaagaatcattctTGTTCTTCAACTTCGTATAACTATAAAGGGGGAAGTTACTTTATACAATATTTGAAGCTTCAAAATTATGGGCATTCCCTTCTAATAAAGATTTTGTCATTCTTAACTGTATTGTACTAAGATAACTATCTGATATAAATATTTGGGGACTGCTTGACTAATTAAAACAGGACCCATAGATGTGAGCACAGTAGCACAAAATTTGTACCAGTTTCTTTTGGAAAGGTGTTTATTTGCAGCTGCatctaactatttttttttatcattttgtccAATGTGTTCGTAAATAAGGTATTATTCTCTCAGTTGTCGAAATACAGAACTTACATGCGCGCACTGAATGAATGTATACATGTTTACACACACCCCCACGTAGAAAGGAATCAACTGCCGTATTCcagaaatgacaatgaaaaaggagaaataagcaAGAATTATAATTAGAGGTCTACAGTCTCATTCACATAAGGGCAGTGCTAGGGGGTTAAGCAGttgagttaaaaaacaaaaaagctcaaAACCAAAAACCAACCAGTTGCCTTAGATTGGAGCTTCCCGCAGCTTTCGCGCTGAGCGGGGCACGGGGAAGGAGTAGTTTTCGGGGCCGGTGGGGGCCGGGATCCCGACACCGTCACCGACACCCGCGGGGTCTTTCGGGAGCGCTCCCGTGGGCCGCGGAGGAGCCGGTGACAGTCCTAGGTGAGCGCCGAGCGCGTCCACAAAGCGCCCGGGCCGCCCCTCGCACTaaggcgcggcggcggcggcggctggcgCAGAAGGAAGGGCGAGACggaagcggcggcggcggctggcgGGCGGCCGGGGACGCGGGCCGGGACGCGGGCGGGGAGGCCGCCGGGGAGGCCCCGGGCGGGGAGGCCCGCAGCCcgcgccaccgccgccgccgccgccgccgccccagcCGCGTGCGCGCGCGGCCGCATCAGCTGAGCGCGCGGCGCGTGTCACGTGGTGCGCGTGTCGAAGGTCACGGCGCGCTCACAATGGAGCTCTCGGAGTATGTGCAGAAAGGCTTCCAGATGCTGGCCGATCCTGGCTCCTTCGACTCCAACACCTTCACGCTTCTCCTCCGGGCGGCTTTCCAGAGTCTGCTGGACGCCCAGGCGGACGAGGCTGTGTTAGGTAAGCCGCTCGGCTCTGAGCTGGATCGGCCTGGGTGGAGGGGCGCTCGGAGAAGAGGAGCGAGACCGAGCGAGAAGGGGAAAGCCCCGGGAAGAGGAAGTCTTCGGGCTTTGCCCTTCGCTCCGGACGGAGTGTGGGGATGTGGTTCTGCCAGAACCCACAGCGGACCCAGATCACTGTTCTCTCCTCAGTTGGCACCTGCACACCGCCAGCTACACTTTCCTGGTCTGATTTTCCCTCTCAGGCTCTTTGTTCTTTTGTAAAGCCGGTGCTCAAGTCTTGTTTGTGGCCTAAACATCTAAGGTTTTCACCCTGGTCTGGGGCAGACTGACACTTGGACTTCATCAGGGCAGCTCCCTGCGATTCAAGCTTTCAGTACTAGGCTGGCGAAGGTTTTAAAGGGTCTGCTTCCAGAGTAATTACTCGGTCAAATAGTGTTGACATTTTCCAGCTTAGAGAATACCTCAAGTTCCTCTGATCATTCCAACACTCTAGTTCAACATGTTTTGCACAGTTTTCACGCTCAGACTCTTAAAATGTGGTGTATAATGTTTTGTTCCGCATCAGTTATCAGGAAGCAAGTCTGTTTTAAGTGGTCCGGTCACTGCGGAGTGCGATGTCAGTATGGATGGAGGCATATATTAAGATAGATCgcttttaaatgattttcttaattataaaTATCTCAACAAttcaaatttttgtgtttttttcccctatagtTTCACGAGCTAAACATGTGTACAAAATGTATGAAAGTGGAAGTTCTTTAAACGAAAATAGTAACCACCACCTGGGttaatctccaaaaaaaaaaaaaaaagactgtcgaaatttgaaaatattttgaactctttccttctcctccacctccaTGTATTAAAGTCCGTGGAGCCAGTTACCTACCCTAAAATTAGTCTTTAGAAGGAAAGTTTATTCATTCTTAAATTTACACcatgtaaaatatttatcttatattCCTCCGTCCAGCTTTAAAGTGACCACTGTATATTTTAcaataggactttttttttttttaaatattaaggtaaaataaaaagaaggtaaTTTGACCAGGTAACAGCATGATTATTGATGTgtgctcttcattgttttgccATTGACCatattgctcatctcatttactTAAAATTTCTAGTCCTTATAGTTGAATAATTCTTATTATCTTGTTAAAGAGAGTTCTTCACCAAATGAAAATACCTTTTTAGAAACAGGACTATAAAGAATTTATTATCACAGGCATCACTGGCAATTACTTTTATTGTAGATCACCCAGACTTGAAACATATCGACCCAGTGGTTTTAAAACATTGTCATGCAGCAGCTGCAACTTACATACTGGAGGCTGGAAAGCAAAGAGCTGACAAATCAACTCTAAGGTACAGGATTTATTTAAATatccatttgttttaaaatagtgcCTTTATGattcaaatttcagtttttaaaatggagactaaactttggctttttttttttttagcacttatCTAGAAGACTGTAAATTTGACAGCGAGAGAATAGAATTGTTTTGGACAGAATATCAggttacttaaatttttaaaacttaagaatTACTATTTTTCTTCTACTCTGTTTGCAaagacatgttttctttttctttttttcttaccagAATAATAGGAATTCCCTAGAAATCCTACTGGGAAGGTAGGTACTGTATAAGGTGTCAAGCTGAGCCACTTTTCACTTGCAGGTATGAATGGAGAGTGCTGGtgtgaaacaaaacagaacaaaaaaacgGGGATCTAGACCAAAAGAAAAGGGGCCAAAGGGCAAGTGAAACAATTGAAGTTAAGctaatgtttttaaacataaagtttattgaggtaatttttaaaatgctcttttACTATTCAGAACTTGAAATAAAGTTTAAcagtattttaatttcagaatggattaaaattgtgtgtgtgtgtggtgcaggAGGTGGTAGACACCATTGTTGATAAAGGACAAATACTGAAAGTTTTTCTGTAGCTACTATGTACAAAACTGTCATTATATCTTTCAGTATAGGCAGATCTCTCCCTCATATAACTGATGTTTCTTGGCGTTTGGAATATCAGATAAAGGTAAAGTTTAACAAATGTTCTCTAGGGCAAtttagggaattaaaaaaaaaaaagagctaaagaCTGAAATCTCTGTGTTATGTTGTTTTAGACCAATCAACTTGATAAGATGTACAGACCTGCATATTTGGTGACCTTAAATGTAGAGGTATTTATACAGAAGCCCTgtctaaaaattaaatgtataatgAAATTTTCAATTTCCTTGATTTAAATAAAcagcatttttttcttccctagaaCACTGACTCCCGATCCCACCCAGAGAttagttttagttgcagcatggaaCAATTACAGGTACAGTATTAGGATCTGTGAATATGCCTATCTTCTTACAGATTTTTAATTGCGAATTATGCCCAtggaaagttcaaaagaaaattaaCCATCTGTCAGTAGATAATGAAGGTTGGTTAAAGAATTATTGGGAAGGGGGcttcaaaagaaatattttaaaataggcttTTGAAATTAAGATGTTAACTAATAGAGAACTGGTCTGGTTTGCTGttcccttcaattaaaataaacttgTAGTGTTGAGTGTAAATTCTATTAGTGATGTGTTTGAGCCAGtaggacaaaggaaaagaaagcttgGCTTTGAAAAATGTTCTCTTTGCTTTCAGAAACtttgaaaacatgatttttaaacagtggttttaaatgactttttataAAGGGGCAAGTTACAAAAATTCTGAAACTGTTCATATTGTCTGTGTAAGACACTGGGGAAATTCAAAATTACATTGATTAATGGACATGACAACGAATTTATTTCTTAGCACTTAAAAAAATGAAGGACATCACttgaaattttgatgaaattgatTTTTTCCAAAGGAATCTCCTGCAGAGTTGTTTTAATGTAACCATTAATTGAACTTTAaactttcaaaagatgtgaatacaGCATTATCCTTGTTAGATAACTTGAGAAATTTAATTTTGGTAAACCTTGAGTGTTCAGAAGATTCAGTTAGAAACTATATTTCACATCTGAGGGCAAGCATTTTGAAGATGAGACATTTTAGAGGAAACCTTTACTTTGATAGTGGTTTGTCAAAGGTTTAAAATCTTGAGTTTAAAATTGTTTAGAAAGTGTCTCCCGACTTTTTTCTTGCATCTTTCTCAAGCTTGGATACTTCTCTCTTGCGTTTTATCCTAAAAACGAGCCATGGTATACATCTTTCAGGACTTAGTAGGAAAACTTAAAGATGCTTCGAAAAGCCTGGAAAGAGCAACTCAGTTGTAACTTGGGAAAGTTAACGATCTGACAGGATCTAGAGGAAGACCAGGAACGTCTTGCCGTCCGCTGAACCATCATTTCTGCGAGGTGGATGTCTTCCTTTTcagaacagatttttttcttttggatttctgTCACTCATAAGTtttgacactttatttttttacaccTCTGGAAGGGTTAAGAGGGAATTTCTGCCTAAGTATTTGAATCTTTAGTATTATCCGTACACTTGATCCCATTTGATCTTTTCCACGTCTTCCAAAAGGAAGTAGACAGTATTACATTCTGAATAAATAAGTTGTTCCCACAAAAGAGTGGTGAGAGTTTGTCTGGATTTGAGTTTGTTAATTATTACTTTGAAGACATAGACACGATTGGCGTTAACTTTTAACGATCTCCTCTCCTCAGGATTAAAGTTAAACACTCTGGAAAGGATGCGATCTCCGGGGTTGCTTGAAGACCCCAGCTTCGGGACGTGGGGAGCGGGAGCGGGCGCGGTCGCCCAGCGGCGGGAGCCCGTCCATTCCGTTAACTGCGCCCGAGGGCTCGCCCGCAGCCCGACCCTCGCCCGCGGAGCTCCCGAGGCCCGGGAGGGCCGGCCCCGCGCGGAGCCCCTGCCCGGAGCGAGCGGCTGTCCGCGCGCGCCCCGCCTCGGCCACTGGCGGGCGGGAAAGGGGGCCGGCGCGGCCGCGGGAAGACTGGGGCGGGCGCTGTTGTTTCCGCGAACCCAACTCGGGCGCAGGTTCCGCGCCGTGGCGCCGGAGTCTGGGCCGCAGCCCGTGGGGCCGAGCGGGGGGTGTCGGCCGGCGGTCTCCTCGCAGACGTGTGTGCCGCGGGCGGAGACGGACGgcggaaagaaagaaataacgggggttgggggtgggctgAGCTGCGTGCGGGGCCGGAGCGATGCCCGCGCCGTGAGCAGGGTGGCGCGTGTGGCGCTGTGGAGAAATGTCTCCGCAGCCGCGCCAGCGCCGCCGCCGCGCCGAGcgaagaggaggagggggccgGGTCGCGCTGCTCCGAGGGGAGGGGGCGGCCGCGGGCCCGACTACACCGACACTAATTCCCAGGCCGCCCTTAAGGAATGAGGGGAGCACGTGACCCggtgggggggcggcggggggagggggcgggcggaCTCTGAGCCATTTTGGAGCCGGTGTCAGTTTCCACTCTGCCTTCAgcggtgcatttttttttccaccctcccctcccccgtcctcagccttcctcccctccccccgcctctccgcacgcacacacacggcgCCCCCCACCCGCCCTCCTCCCCCCAACGGCAACTATGAAATAATAATCGTAGTATTAAAGGCAGAGATCGGGGCGAGACAATGGGGATGTTGGCGAGGGAGCCCCGATCCGGATTAGAAACACCTCCCAGCCCCGCAGAATAATACTGATCGCGCCCCCTCCGCGCGCTCCCTCCCCCGAGTGCGGAGcgggaggaggcggcggcggcggcggccgaggaggaggaggaggaggcccaggaggaggaggcgttggaggccgaggaggaggaggaggaggccgcggaggaggaggaggccgaggcggaggaggaggaggaggaggccgggCTCGGGAGGCAGCATGAGCCGAGCGCGGCGGCCGCCGCTCCTCTCGGCTGCGCTCGTTGCCCATTGACAGCGGCGTCTGCAGCTCGCTTCAAGATGGCCGCTTGGCTCACATTCATTTTCTGCTGAACGACTTTTAACTTTCATTGTCTTTTCCGCCCGCTTCGATCGCCTCTCGCCGGCTGCTTTTTCCGGGTACGTAGGAGGCGAGGCGCCTCCGGGACGGGGCCTGGGGGCGGCGGGGGCCGCGCGGGACTCAGGCCGGCCGCGGGTGGACCGGGAACGGCCCCCCCCCACCGCGCCTCGCCCGCGCCGGCCGGGAGGGCGCTGACAGCGTGGGCGCCGAGCCCcgcgccgccgcccgccgccgcccgccggccCCGCGCGCCGCCCGGCCCCGCGCGCCGCCCGCGCCCGCGAGCGcgcgcccgccgccgcccgccgaCTCCCGCGGCGCCGGGACCGACCCGCAGCCcgcgccgcgccgccgccgccagccGGCCTCGGCGCCGCTCCAGCCGCCGCCCGCTCCAGCCCGGACGCGCCGCGCGCGGCCCCACGTTTTAGTTCCTTTCTCCCCCGAGCGCCCCTCTACACCCTCGCGACGCACATGGCCCCCGAGAAGAATACTTCTATTTGCAGCCTCTGCGGCTCTCCCGGCCACGGCGCCCTTTGTTGAGAGGTAGATTTTGATGAAACGGGGACGGGTGCCTGAAATCGGGAGCTGCTTGGGTCAAGTGGCTTCCCTCCTATCCCGAAGAAAGGGCTTTGGAGGGGTTTAAACAGTCAGAGAACGCCCCCATTTTATAGGGACGGGTTGCTTGGGGGGCCGCGATCCCGCCAAGGTGGATGTTAGGCTGAAAGGAGCCCGAACAAAAATGTTATTAACTTAAGTTGGAGGGACACTTGGGTGAATTTAGATGGCTTGTAAGATGGCGGTTCCCAGTTGTTTCCAAGGTCTCCTGCGTTTGTGTTTAAAATGGTAAAGTTTTCAAGGTGTTATTTGTTGAGAGTATCGGATAAGTTCTTCAAATATTATTTGGGAGGTGCTCAATGGGAAGTGGGCATTTCAAATTTGGAGCTTTTTTTGGAGTGATGATGGTGAGTGGACGTTAGTCTTGGAAGAGgtttcctctctttttcctctttttcttttttctccgtCTCAGAgaatacagttttgttttttgttgtttttcttttttccacctcTAGTATGGGATGCACTTAGAACCATGACTTAAGTCTACAACGTTTTATAGGTTTTACTAAATGTCAGCATAGGTCGTGTGGTGAAGAGATGCTTTGGAGAAAGGAGCACTAAAAAGTTGAAGGCATATGTTTATGCAGTCTTTTGGGTTTGACAGCCATGTAGCACGATCTTTTTCCCAGAGATTTACAGTTAATAATTGGAAGTAAACAAGTATAGAGACTTTGATCATTCCCAATTGCAATAAAAGGATTTAGTGGGCTTAGTGGTCACGGTTCAGTATCTGAAATAGAAGCATGTATTAACCCCTTCCCAGAAAGTAGGCAAAATCCTGGGCATATTTATTCAAATCCAAATGTAGGTTGGTGATGCCTAGAATGTTATGTGTAATTCAACTTATGTTTTATAGGAACCTTAACCTCCATGTTCTGGAAACATAAGCCACACTACAGTCTAGAAACTTAAGGATGCCAATTGTTAACAGCATATGCTAACTTAAGACTATATTAACATTTGAGTTTTACTTTAAGTAGAATTCCTTTGAGGTTGATTTTATGAGCAAATTTATAAATCTTTAAATAATTAAGTTCATTTCCATGCATCTGCACCAAAGTGCAGAGGTGTTTGAAATAACCTACCTGTATAAACTTACGCCTAGTAATAGTATCTTTAAAGCCATTAAGCcaatgtgtatgcatgtgtgtgtatacacatgcatacacacacttcTGTAAGAAAATTGAGCATTTAGTTGCACTTAAGTCCATTAATGCTCTACCATTAAGTTCTTGGATGTGCATTCAGTGCCCCTAAAAGGTGAAATTCTCCCTAGGAGTCAAGTTAACCCCAACTTTACCCATACTTGTATTGGGCTGGGAGCCCCAACTGGGGTTATGgagttcatttgcatttcttagaCTGCAATAGTCAAGCTGATTGTTAACATAAGAACTTGcttctgttttccttcattttgacATGACTGGTGTTAGGCCTCCAACTAAACTGACTGCCCCAACTAAGTATGTTATAATGACAAGCTTTAACTATTGAGTATTTTTCCATAGTACATTTGGTGCCTTTTTGCTTTCTTAACTGGCAGTTTCTGTGGTGGAACCTAGAAGGTTTTCCTTTCTAAGGTGCAAGAGATTGTTTCTGAAACTCTTATCAAACATGTCAGATGTTTTGGAAGTCTTTATTAGGCTGCCAGTGCTTTCAAGTGgtataaaaagataaagaactGATTCTTACACAAGTAACAAAGTGATACTTACTAGCACTATGAATGGTTATAGGGTTGTGGCCAAATTCTTCTGAATTGAAGTGAAGGAGTTGTGTGAATTAAGACTTAAGATGAATTTGAAAGGGTTTTGGTCAAGTACGTGAGACTTAAATCTGATTGTTTTCTCTCTTAATGTTTGTGTTTGGTGTTAGTTTTATATACAGGAGAAATTAAGGCAGCTGTTTTTATTAATGCCCCTTCCTGAACTTCAGGATCCCCTGGCATTAGCATGATGTGCTTTCACATGGAGACAGAAGTATCACCTTGCTAACTATCAGTCTAGGAAAGGTCCTGCTGTTTCACAAGGAGAATTTTCTTTCAGAACCCAGAGGCTTGTCTTTAATCACCAAGTACAATAGAATTAAATATTGCTACTCTTTAGGGACACTGCTCCACCCACAACTCCTCTGTAACCCCACTTAGATATATAGTAACAATATGTTGACAATATTCCTCTAAACAAACCTTCCAAAGATAACTGAGGAGTCACACATGAGGTTTTCTGGTTGAAGTCACTCTTTGCCACTGTGGTCACTTTTCATAAAAgaggctttgttttgtttttaccattcccccccccccccccttagtACTCCAAAGCTTTTAGTTTCAGCCATTGAACTGTGTTGATTAGTATTTCCCTCTTCTGCATTGAAATTCCCTGAGAATTAAAACCTCAGAAGCATCTTCAAGTTTCACCAGTTCCTAGATTTCTATTCAAGGCAGCTTTGAGAATGTGCTTCAGAGAAATCTGGAAGCTTGGTCTTATATCAGATTCTGAAATGAATGCAGTGGGAGTAGGAAATGCATTTTTCGAGCATGCTGCACGAAGTAATTGACTTCCCTTATTGTCCACTGGTGTATTGTTGCTGACAGTTCCCCCCGCCACTCCCCTCCCCGTGACTTTTCTATAATATATGATATCTGTTGGGAATGTCATTTCATTGTGTGGAGGTTTGCTTGGAGGTTAGGCTGAGaaaatgacatttgtttttctctgctaTGGATGCTCAGGGCTGACAAGGTGTTGATTTAGCGTTGGGAATGGGCTGGTCACATGGTTCTTTAACTTATTGTCACTATCGTCGATTCAAGTAGTTTTTCTTGTCTCCATCCAGCATAGTTCAGGTAAAACACAAGGCTTTGTACTCGCCTCCTCTGCGGTAAAACAGATTTCAGTTTTCAGCCTTTCCAAAACTTTGTATCGCTCATCTAATCTGCGGAAGAACTTCCTACTAGAGAAGAAAGCATTAAAGAGGTTCATTTCAATAAACATCTCTGCAATTTGAGCCCTGATGGTTTCGGGCTAAGTGCACAGTTGGCAATTCTCAAAAGATCCCTTCGTGAAAATTTTGACCTAGTGATTGCTAACTGGAGAGTACGAGTCAAGGTCTGAAAGAAGCTCTTCGCGCCGAGTCCACATGGAAAGAGGCCCCCAAGAGTGTCCGAAATGGCCGAGAGTGCGGCTTGCATTTTCCTTTACCACTTCACGCTCCAGGGTCCCCCGGGCTGCCTACCCAGTTGCCCCGTTCGGGATCCTGGTCCCCAGCGTCAAGGGGCCTCGTGGGGCCGCCCCACCCCCGCGCCGCGCGCCcgcaccccaccccgcccccgcgccggccccgcccccgcgccgTGCCGGGCCCCTCCCCCgtgcccgccgccgccgccgcccggcaGCCCCGCACGCCAGCCGAAGCTCCGGGCTCGGCCCGGCTCCGCGCGCGGAGTTGCAGCGGTGGCCGGATGCCAAGTGTAAGTGTAAGTTGCTATGGAAACCCCGACAGAGGCAAGTTCCGAATCCGGAGCGAGACGGAGCCCCGGGCGCCGCCGGATCCGCCCCTCGCATCCCGGCCCCCGGGCGTCCGCGCGCTCAGGCCCCAGCCCGAGGCCGACTCGAGGTGCTTCTCCTGCGGCCCAAGCACCCAGCTCCGGAAATGCCAGGGATGCAGATAGAGCAGAATTTGCTTTCCCTTTGTATCACGTCAAAACGTGCCAGGTTCTGGTGGCTGGAACCGCCTAAAACAACCGGAACCCCTGGGAAGCAGGGGCATGCGCCTGGATTTTCGATCGCAGAGCCATAAGGAAGTTTTACGATAAATTTGGAGTCCTGGAACAACCCCTCGCGGTTAGTAAATATCTGCGGGGAGTGTGTGGCGTCTGCAGCAGCCGTGgggctgctgggctggaggaCAAATGGAAGAAAACGACCCGAATACTCTCagctcccagcccccacctcagACCTTTTCTTCTCACTCCTGGAATGACCTGAGGGACCAGATACTactttttttggattcttttccaccttttcagtaGAATTGATCGAGGTCTGATCGGTGAATTCCTCATGTAGAAGACATTGGGACAATCCTGCTGTACAgtgttaaaaatgcattttatgaaCTCCTCCAACATTTCAGAGCGTATGGTTCCTGGGAGTTGGAGATATTCTCGATTCTCTTTCTGTGAATTATAGCCAGTATTACTTTGTCTTTTAGGATCTTTTATCAAGCAGAAATGCATCGAACAACCAGAATCAAGATCACTGAGCTAAATCCCCACCTAATGTGTGTGCTTTGTGGAGGGTACTTCATTGATGC from the Dama dama isolate Ldn47 chromosome 23, ASM3311817v1, whole genome shotgun sequence genome contains:
- the COMMD3 gene encoding COMM domain-containing protein 3 isoform X2, yielding MELSEYVQKGFQMLADPGSFDSNTFTLLLRAAFQSLLDAQADEAVLDHPDLKHIDPVVLKHCHAAAATYILEAGKQRADKSTLSTYLEDCKFDSERIELFWTEYQNNRNSLEILLGSIGRSLPHITDVSWRLEYQIKTNQLDKMYRPAYLVTLNVENTDSRSHPEISFSCSMEQLQKL
- the COMMD3 gene encoding COMM domain-containing protein 3 isoform X1 → MELSEYVQKGFQMLADPGSFDSNTFTLLLRAAFQSLLDAQADEAVLDHPDLKHIDPVVLKHCHAAAATYILEAGKQRADKSTLSTYLEDCKFDSERIELFWTEYQNNRNSLEILLGSIGRSLPHITDVSWRLEYQIKTNQLDKMYRPAYLVTLNVENTDSRSHPEISFSCSMEQLQDLVGKLKDASKSLERATQL